In the genome of Brachyhypopomus gauderio isolate BG-103 unplaced genomic scaffold, BGAUD_0.2 sc76, whole genome shotgun sequence, one region contains:
- the LOC143491527 gene encoding NLR family CARD domain-containing protein 3-like: MEGSTPVQTNITAQTGGIINAPQLHGNQIKTLNITYVQEKSSSSTIPVQTGGSSGSPALSEEMISGYQQKLKRKLLEKYKKIKGISDHGSSILLNEIFTELYITEGGSGDINNEHEVRQIETTSRRPATQETPIKCNDLFKDKPIRTVLTKGVAGIGKTVSVQKFILDWAEGRANQDVRFIFPLPFRELNLMKKEKNLMELLHHFFPETKTLQLIDCDAYKVIFIFDGLDECRLPLDFHNNESLSDITKSTSVDVLLTNLIMRNLLLSALLWITSRPAAANQIPPECVDQVTEVRGFSGPQKEEYFRKRISDQILANKIISHMKSSRSLYIMCHIPVFCWIAATVLESMLGEAESGEIPKTLTQMFTHFLKFHIKYKDRKYHGKTDTDPHQTRNIVLALGKLAFQQLEKGNLIFYEEDLRECGIDVKEVSVYSGVCTQIFRKEFELENVFSFVHLSVQEFLAALYAFLSFISNNTNVLKQKKYTFFKRSTMSVFLKNAVDKALQSENGHLDLFLRFLLGLSLESNQTLLRGLLTQTGSSSHSTEETVKYIKEKIRKKLSPEKSINLFHCLNELNDHSLVQEVQTYLNRGHDLRLSGERLSPAQWSALVFVLLNSEEKLDEFVLRKYDRSEECLLRLMPVVTASRKADLSRCSIREEGCAALCSALRSNPSSHLRELNLTLNEPGDSGVKQLSALLEDPHCTLEKLDLSWCSIREEGCAALCSALRSNPSSHLRELNLNHNEPGDSGVKQLSALLEDPHCTLEKLE, translated from the exons AGATGATCTCTGgatatcagcaaaagctcaaACGCAAACTACTggagaaatataaaaaaattaaaggaATTTCAGATCATGGAAGCTCAATTCTTCTCAATGAGATCTtcacagagctctacatcacagagggagggagtggagacatcaataatgaacatgaggtgagacagattgagacaacatccaggagaccagcaacacaagagacacccatcaaatgtaatgacctctttaaagacaaacccatcagaacagtgctgactaaaggagttgctggaattggtaaaacagtctctgtgcagaagttcattctggactgggctgaaggaagagccaatcaggacgtccgcttcatatttccacttccttttagggagctgaatttgatgaagaAGGAAAAGAATCTGATGGAATTGCTTCATCACTTTTTcccagaaacaaaaacattacaGTTAATAGACTGTGATGCTTATAAAGTCATTttcatctttgatggtctggatgagtgtcgACTTCCTCTAGATTTCCATAACAATGAGAGCTTATCAGACATAACGAAGTcgacctcagtggatgtgctgctgacaaacctcatcatGAGGAAtctgcttctctctgctctcctctggataacctctcgaccagcagcagccaatcagatccctcctgagtgtgttgaccaggtaacagaggtacgagggttcagtggccctcagaaagaggagtacttcaggaagagaatcagtgaTCAGATCCTGGCCAATAaaatcatctcacacatgaagtcatcaagaagcctctacatcatgtgccacattccagtcttctgttggattgcagccactgttctagagagcatgttgggtgaagcagagagtggagagatccccaagactctgacgcagatgttcacacacttcctgaaGTTTCACATCAAATACAAGGACAGAAAGTACCATGGAAAAACTGACACTGATCCTCACCAGACTAGAAATATTGTTctggcactgggaaaactggctttccaacagctggaaaagggcaacctgatcttctatgaggaagacctgagagagtgtGGCATTGATGTCAAAGAAGTGTCAGTGTACTCAGGAGTGTGTACCCAGATCTTCAGAAAGGAGTTTGAACTGGAGAATgtgttcagctttgtacatctgagtgttcaggagtttctggctgctttatatgcatttctctctttcatctccaacaacacaaatgtGTTGAAACAGAAAAAATATACATTCTTTAAAAGATCAACAATGTCTGTCTTCCTTAAGAACgcagtggacaaggccttacagagtgagaatggacacctggaccttttcctccgcttccttctgggtctctcactggagtccaatcagactctcttacgaggtctactgacacagacaggaagcagctctcACAGCACAGAGGAAACAGTCAAGTACATCAAGGAGAAGATCAGGAAGAAGCTCTCTCCAGAGAAAtccatcaatctgttccactgtctgaatgaactgaatgatcattctctaGTGCAGGAAGTTCAAACATACCTGAACAGAGGACATGACCTTCGTCTCAGTGGAGAAAgactctctcctgctcagtggtcagctctggtgtttgtgttgctgaactcAGAAGAGAAGCTAGATGAGTTTGTCCTGAGGAAATATGACCGATCAGAGGAATGTCTACTGAGACTGATGCCAGTGGTCACAGCATCCAGAAAAGCTGA tctgtctaggtgcagtattagagaggaaggctgtgctgctctgtgttcagctctgaggtcaaacccctcatcacacctgagagagctgaatctgaccctcaatgaaccaggagactcaggagtgaagcagctctctgctctactggaggatccacactgtacactggagaaactaga tctgtcttggtgcagtattagagaggaaggctgtgctgctctgtgttcagctctgaggtcaaacccctcatcacacctgagagagctgaatctgaaccacaatgaaccaggagactcaggagtgaagcagctctctgctctactggaggatccacactgtacactggagaaactagagtga